The Maylandia zebra isolate NMK-2024a linkage group LG7, Mzebra_GT3a, whole genome shotgun sequence genome contains a region encoding:
- the cox5aa gene encoding cytochrome c oxidase subunit 5Aa: MFRAAVRLSVSGVRSLTRTQPGSRALLASRCYSHGKQETDEEFDARWVTYFNKPDIDAWELRKGMNTLIGYDLVPEPKILEAALRACRRLNDLASAIRILEAVKDKAGPHKDIYPYVIQELRPTLNELGISTPEELGIDKI, encoded by the exons ATGTTCAGAGCCGCCGTCCGACTGTCAGTCTCCGGTGTCCGAAGTTTAACTCGGACGCAACCAGGGAGCCGAG CTCTTCTGGCCTCAAGGTGTTATTCACATGGGAAGCAGGAGACAGACGAGGAGTTCGATGCCCGCTGGGTCACTTATTTTAACAAGCCAGATATTGACGCATGGGAACTGAGAAAAG GGATGAACACATTGATTGGGTACGATTTGGTACCTGAGCCAAAGATTCTCGAGGCTGCACTGAGAGCCTGTCGGAGGTTAAACGACTTGGCCAGCGCTATCCGAATTTTGGAAGCTGTGAAG GACAAAGCCGGACCCCATAAAGATATCTACCCGTACGTGATCCAGGAGCTGCGGCCTACTTTAAATGAGCTTGGCATCTCTACACCTGAAGAGCTCGGCATTGACAAAATTTAG